One segment of Pyricularia oryzae 70-15 chromosome 3, whole genome shotgun sequence DNA contains the following:
- a CDS encoding acetoacetate-CoA ligase: MDPSKMPKKLWEHPDPKSTAMWQFMQRINDKHNAGLKTFRDLHRFSITRRGEFWSSLWDAAGYIHEGTHDQVVDFDAPIDSVPRWFEGVRLNWAENTLYSRDRGSAPGTRSLTSKEDDKIAVTEVREGASEIRDITWGELRRQTGELAAALAGRGVKRGDRVVIVGANSIETLLVWLATAWLGAIFSSSSTDMGVDGILQRTVQINPKVLFMDDAALYNGKVVDLREKMTQVVSGLKKDCSAFAGAVAIPRFQGHAKDVSKVPNTETWASLHSQTQGAQPPPFTRIPFHEPFLVCYSSGTTGAPKAIVHTVGGLMLSLYKEGALHEGLGPDSVTLQFTTTGWIMYVTNIGVLVLGARAILYDGSPLTPDPTVLIKILSKYKATKLGTSPRWMLELAKRGISPKEVADLSSLKIVLSTGMVLSDQLFEWFYEKGFPAHTQLANISGGTDIAGCFGIMNPLEPVYIGGTQGPSLGIDVRVYDALEPNGPGKEVPHGTPGELVAVNTFPNIPAFFWGDKQTAATSAPPGSKYHGSYFARFDHVWSHGDFVAVHPMTGGIHFLGRADGVLNPSGVRFGSAEIYGVIERRFADAVVDSLCVGQRRPQDSDESVMLFLLMRPGHKLDGKLEREVRHAIGEDLSKRHVPKYIFETPEIPTTVNLKKVELPVKQIVSGQKIKPSGTLANPKSLDFYYQFAKVEDLVAPKAKL; the protein is encoded by the exons ATGGACCCAAGTAAGATGCCCAAGAAGCTTTGGGAGCATCCCGATCCCAAGAGCACGGCTATGTGGCAGTTTATGCAACGAATCAACGACAAGCACAACGCCGGCCTCAAG ACATTCCGCGACCTCCACCGCTTCTCCATCACAAGGCGAGGCGAGTTTTGGTCCTCGCTCTGGGACGCTGCTGGCTACATCCACGAGGGTACCCACGATCAGGTTGTGGACTTTGATGCTCCCATAGACTCGGTTCCGCGTTGGTTTGAGGGCGTGAGGCTCAACTGGGCCGAGAACACTCTCTACTCGAGGGATCGCGGCTCTGCGCCGGGCACGAGGTCTCTGACCTCAAAGGAAGA TGACAAGATCGCCGTCACAGAGGTCCGCGAGGGCGCGTCTGAGATCCGCGACATCACTTGGGGCGAGCTGCGCCGGCAGACGGGCGAGCTagcggcggcgctggccggTCGGGGCGTCAAGCGCGGCGACAGAGTAGTCATCGTGGGCGCCAACAGCATCGAGACGCTGCTAGTCTGGCTCGCGACGGCGTGGCTGGGCGCCAtcttcagcagcagcagcaccgacaTGGGAGTCGACGGAATACTGCAGCGGACCGTGCAGATCAACCCCAAGGTTCTGTTCATGGACGACGCCGCGCTTTACAATGGAAAGGTCGTCGACCTGCGTGAGAAGATGACGCAGGTAGTCTCCGGGCTCAAGAAGGATTGCAGCGCGTTTGCGGGCGCCGTCGCCATCCCCAGGTTCCAGGGCCACGCCAAGGATGTCAGCAAAGTGCCCAACACGGAGACGTGGGCCAGCCTGCACTCCCAGACTCAGGGGGCTCAGCCGCCACCGTTCACGAGGATCCCCTTCCACGAGCCTTTTCTGGTCTGCTACTCATCCGGCACCACGGGTGCTCCCAAGGCCATTGTGCACACCGTGGGTGGCCTAATGCTCAGCCTGTACAAGGAGGGTGCGCTGCACGAGGGGCTCGGCCCGGATTCGGTGACGCTGCAGTTCACGACGACGGGGTGGATCATGTACGTGACCAATATCGgcgtcttggtcttgggcGCCAGGGCCATCTTGTACGATGGCAGCCCGCTCACACCCGACCCGACGGTCTTGATCAAAATTCTCAGCAAGTACAAGGCCACCAAGCTGGGGACGAGTCCAAGGTGGATgctcgagctggccaagaggGGGATCTCACCGAAGGAAGTGGCCGACTTGTCGAGTTTGAAGATTGTTTTATCGACTGGCATGGTCTTGTCGGATC AGCTGTTTGAATGGTTCTACGAGAAAGGATTTCCCGCACATACGCAGCTGGCGAACATATCGGGTGGAACAGATATT GCTGGTTGCTTCGGTATCATGAACCCCCTCGAACCAGTCTACATCGGCGGAACCCAGGGCCCCAGTCTCGGCATCGACGTGCGCGTGTACGATGCCCTGGAGCCCAACGGGCCGGGCAAGGAGGTGCCGCACGGCACGCCGGGCGAGCTCGTCGCCGTCAACACCTTCCCCAACATACCAGCCTTCTTCTGGGGCGACAAGCAGACGGCGGCCACCAGCGCCCCGCCGGGCTCCAAGTACCACGGCTCCTACTTTGCCCGCTTCGACCACGTCTGGAGCCACGGCGACTTTGTGGCCGTGCACCCCATGACGGGCGGCATTCACTTCCTCGGCCGCGCCGACGGCGTCTTGAACCCCTCGGGCGTGCGCTTCGGCTCGGCAGAGATCTACGGCGTCATTGAGCGTCGCTTCGCTGACGCCGTGGTGGACTCGCTGTGCGTGGGACAGCGGAGGCCCCAAGACTCTGACGAGAGCGTCATGCTCTTCCTCCTCATGAGGCCCGGTCACAAGCTGGACGGGAAACTCGAGCGGGAGGTTAGGCATGCCATCGGGGAGGACTTGTCCAAGAGACACGTTCCCAAGTACATCTTTGAGACGCCCGAGATCCCG ACAACCGTCAACCTCAAAAAGGTCGAGCTGCCGGTCAAGCAGATCGTCTCGGGCCAAAAAATCAAGCCCAGCGGGACTCTGGCGAACCCTAAAAGCCTTGACTTCTACTACCAGTTTGCCAAGGTCGAGGATCTCGTTGCCCCCAAGGCAAAGCTGTGA
- a CDS encoding CCR4-Not complex subunit Caf16: MADGSSTPRSPSLEVKDLTYSFPDRSTGISNISLSLPARSRTCLIGANGAGKTTLLRLLAGKRLSPRGAITVGGVDPFSEGLEGVTYLGLEWVLNPIVRTDIGVAELLRSVGGDAYPARRDELVEVLDIDTAWRMHAVSDGERRRVQLAMGLVRPWTVLLLDEITVDLDVLSRSGFLDWLKRETESRDATVVYATHILDNLHAWPTHLVHMHLGTVKEWGPAADFLEAQGASKDGNSQLGHLVLGWLREDLKDRGPRSQHKRAPEGKSYGAGGIELGGYGYEPKAPPKGQ, encoded by the exons ATGGCCGACGGAAGTTCCACGCCGAGATCGCCCTCACTCGAGGTCAAAGACTTGACGTACAGCTTTCCAGACCGGAGCACCGGCATTAGCAACATCAGTCTTTCGCTGCCAGCCCGGAGTCGGACCTGCCTCATCGGCGCCAATGGAGCCGGCAAGACGAC cctcctccgcctcctGGCAGGTAAGCGCCTCTCCCCGCGCGGCGCCATCACCGTGGGCGGCGTGGACCCCTTCTCCGAGGGCCTCGAGGGGGTGACGTACCTGGGGCTGGAGTGGGTGCTGAACCCGATCGTGCGCACCGACATTGGCGTCGCCGAGCTGCTCCGCTCGGTTGGTGGGGACGCCTACCCAGCGCGGCGCGACGAGCTGGTCGAGGTGCTGGACATTGACACCGCGTGGCGCATGCACGCCGTGTCGGACGGCGAGCGGCGGCGCGTCCAGCTGGCCATGGGCCTGGTGCGGCCGTGgacggtgctgctgctcgacGAGATCACGGTCGACCTCGACGTGCTGTCTCGTTCGGGCTTCCTCGACTGGCTCAAGCGCGAGACCGAGTCCCGCGACGCCACCGTCGTCTACGCCACCCACATTCTCGACAACCTGCATGCTTGGCCCACCCACTTGGTGCACATGCACCTCGGCACCGTCAAGGAGTGGGGTCCCGCCGCCGACTTTCTCGAGGCCCAGGGTGCCTCCAAGGACGGCAATAGCCAGCTCGGCCACCTGGTCCTGGGCTGGCTGCGGGAAGACCTCAAGGACCGCGGTCCGAGGAGCCAGCACAAGAGGGCTCCCGAGGGCAAGTCGTATGGTGCCGGCGGGATCGAGCTCGGCGGATACGGATACGAGCCCAAGGCACCGCCCAAGGGGCAGTAA
- a CDS encoding AGC/NDR protein kinase codes for METLSFEPAVERQPSLYSARVEQSQTRCRQLAAEFFKDGVKRARERHTRQELLNKKLDLAANSPSHSKSQSQQLWSNAGKLEAQYLRFLRTPNRPDDYDTIKLIGRGAFGEVRLVRRKQTGKVFALKSLLKSQTIAQLQAARVRAERDILAESDSPWVVKLYTTFQDSNFLYMLMEFLPGGDLMTMLIKYQVFSEDITRFFMAEVIEAIEAVHRLGFIHRDIKPDNILLDRHGHIKLTDFGLSTGFRKLHDTNYYQRLLKAPELPKPIAKPIDHRHRDSVNIDQINMTVSNRDQINEWRRSRRTMAFSAVGTPDYIAPELVMGLGYSFSIDWWSLGAIMYECLIGWAPFCSEDATDAYRKIVHWRDSLQFPEDFQLTYNAENLIRSLMCEAENRLGRIGAEEIKAHPFFAGVDFSSLRRIRAPFEPHLSSETDTAYFPSEEELANNAIQLEAARAAAEPAGATDGFEPPEMTLPFIGYTFKRFENNFQ; via the exons ATGGAGACACTGTCATTCGAACCAGCAGTTGAGCGACAGCCCTCTCTGTACAGTGCAAGGGTAGAGCAAAGCCAGACGAGGTGCAGGCAGCTGGCTGCTGAGTTCTTCAAGGACGGTGTGAAAAGGGCACGGGAGCGACACACAAG GCAAGAACTCCTAAACAAGAAACTGGACCTCGCTGCAAACTCGCCTAGCCACTCAAAAAGCCAGTCGCAGCAGCTATGG TCAAATGCTGGCAAGCTGGAAGCACAATATCTTCGCTTTCTCCGCACGCCGAATCGACCAGATGACTATGACACGATCAAGTTGATCGGAAGGGGGGCCTTTGGAGAGGTGAGGTTGGTGCGCCGCAAACAAACAGGCAAAGTATTCGCGCTCAAATCACTGCTAAAGAGCCAAACCATCGCCCAACTCCAAGCGGCAAGAGTGCGCGCAGAGAGGGATATCCTTGCTGAATCCGACAGCCCCTGGGTGGTGAAGCTATATACGACCTTTCAGGACTCCAACTTTTTGTATATGCTGATGGAGTTCCTCCCTGGGGGCGATTTGATGACCATGCTCATCAAGTACCAAGTATTCAGCGAAGACATCACCCGATTTTTCATGGCCGAGGTGATCGAGGCCATCGAGGCGGTGCACCGTCTTGGCTTCATCCACCGCGACATCAAGCCAGACAACATACTTCTTGATCGCCATGGTCACATCAAACTTACGGATTTCGGGCTGTCGACGGGGTTCCGCAAGCTGCACGATACCAACTACTACCAGCGACTGCTAAAGGCTCCCGAGTTGCCGAAACCTATCGCGAAACCTATTGACCATCGCCACCGTGACTCTGTCAACATTGATCAGATCAACATGACGGTTAGCAACAGGGACCAGATCAACGAGTGGAGGCGGTCACGCCGCACCATGGCATTTTCTGCCGTAGGGACGCCGGATTATATAGCACCGGAGCTGGTAATGGGCCTGGGATATTCCTTCTCGATCGATTGGTGGTCTCTCGGCGCCATCATGTACGAATGCTTGATTGGATGGGCCCCTTTTTGCTCTGAAGATGCTACAGACGCCTACCGAAAGATTGTACACTGGAGGGATTCCCTGCAATTCCCAGAGGATTTCCAACTGACGTACAACGCCGAGAATCTCATTCGAAG CCTGATGTGTGAAGCGGAAAACCGCCTCGGCCGCATCGGTGCCGAGGAGATCAAGGCACACCCGTTCTTCGCGGGCGTGGATTTCAGCTCGCTGCGACGCATACGTGCGCCTTTCGAACCGCACTTGTCGTCAGAGACAGATACGGCATATTTTCCATCCGAAGAAGAGCTTGCGAACAATGCAATCCAGCTTGAGGCTGCCAGGGCCGCAGCTGAGCCAGCCGGTGCAACTGATGGCTTCGAGCCGCCAGAGATGACATTGCCCTTCATCGGCTATACCTTTAAGCGGTTTGAGAACAATTTCCAGTGA